One genomic region from Nitrospira sp. encodes:
- the gspE gene encoding type II secretion system ATPase GspE: MPVHRKGEYLYDRGRAVSEKGLRWRSSLFMKGLGKVSDRLDNDQSNPTVHRPLLGQILAQKFNLLDSKLEEALAYQREKGGLLGEILLHLRSLREEQLLEALAQQFEMSWMPHLDNTHVDHELIKKVPIAFCRRYRVLPLRYEEGAILTASTDPLETVALDDLRLLLSKPIKPVLTTSVVLLASLNRAYDEIANPAGAEQVMEDIAANQSLDQLAHELDEPQDLLDATDEAPIIRLVNSVLFQAVRQRASDIHFESFERGLVVRYRIDGVLYPVLTPPKHLQASIIARLKIMAGLNIAEKRLPQDGRFGIRTSGKDVDLRVSVLPTSHGERVVLRLLEKENRLLNLSEMGFSKERLAVIHQLIQLAHGIILVTGPTGSGKTTTLYAALSHINAPDKNIITVEDPVEYQLLGIGQMQVNPKINLSFAAGLRSILRQDPDVIMIGEIRDRETAEIAIHASLTGHLVFSTLHTNDAASAPTRLIDMGIEPFLVASSVVAVLAQRLLRRICPDCKRPYRPSEAELGRLDVAPGSNVTLYRGAGCAACSQTGYRGRTGIFELMVLDDEIRRLIGSKADSTAIKQAAIAKGMVTLKQEGAERVVQGHTTLEEVMRITQQEIDVE, translated from the coding sequence CAAATCCTCGCGCAAAAGTTCAACCTTTTGGATTCAAAGCTCGAGGAGGCCTTAGCCTACCAGCGGGAGAAAGGCGGTCTGCTGGGAGAAATCCTGCTGCATTTGCGCTCGCTGAGAGAAGAGCAATTGCTGGAGGCTCTCGCCCAACAATTTGAGATGTCTTGGATGCCCCATCTCGACAACACCCATGTGGACCACGAGCTGATCAAGAAGGTACCCATCGCATTTTGTCGACGCTATCGCGTCCTGCCGCTTCGATATGAGGAAGGAGCCATTCTGACCGCATCGACCGATCCTCTGGAAACGGTCGCGCTTGACGACCTCCGTTTGCTCTTGAGCAAACCGATCAAACCGGTCTTGACCACCAGTGTCGTTCTGCTGGCCAGCTTGAACCGGGCCTACGACGAAATCGCCAACCCGGCCGGCGCGGAACAGGTCATGGAAGACATTGCGGCAAACCAGAGCCTCGACCAGCTCGCGCATGAGCTCGACGAGCCGCAAGATTTGCTGGACGCCACCGACGAGGCTCCGATCATCCGATTGGTCAACTCGGTGCTGTTTCAGGCGGTTCGGCAACGGGCGAGCGACATCCATTTCGAGTCGTTCGAGCGGGGGCTGGTGGTCCGATATCGTATCGACGGCGTGCTCTACCCCGTCCTCACCCCACCCAAGCACTTGCAAGCCAGCATTATCGCGCGGCTGAAGATCATGGCCGGTCTCAACATTGCTGAGAAGCGATTACCGCAGGACGGTCGGTTCGGCATCAGGACCTCCGGGAAAGACGTCGACCTGCGGGTCTCCGTCTTGCCCACCTCCCATGGCGAGCGGGTCGTATTGCGATTGCTGGAGAAAGAAAATCGCCTCCTGAATCTTTCGGAAATGGGCTTCTCGAAAGAACGGCTCGCCGTGATCCATCAGCTGATTCAACTCGCACACGGAATTATTCTCGTCACCGGTCCGACCGGAAGCGGCAAAACCACGACCCTCTATGCCGCGTTGAGCCACATCAATGCGCCGGACAAGAATATCATCACGGTCGAAGATCCGGTGGAATACCAACTGCTCGGCATCGGCCAAATGCAAGTGAACCCCAAGATCAATTTGTCGTTCGCCGCCGGACTCCGCTCGATTCTCCGGCAAGACCCCGACGTCATCATGATCGGCGAGATTCGCGACCGCGAAACGGCGGAGATCGCGATTCATGCCTCGCTCACCGGACATCTGGTGTTTTCCACCCTACATACCAACGACGCCGCCAGTGCCCCCACACGCCTGATCGATATGGGAATCGAGCCCTTTCTGGTGGCTTCATCGGTCGTTGCCGTCCTGGCCCAACGGTTGTTGAGAAGGATCTGTCCTGACTGCAAACGCCCCTATCGTCCGAGCGAAGCAGAACTCGGCCGCTTGGACGTCGCGCCTGGTTCCAACGTCACCCTTTACCGAGGAGCCGGCTGTGCAGCCTGTTCTCAAACCGGCTATCGTGGCCGTACAGGTATTTTTGAGCTCATGGTACTGGATGACGAGATCAGGCGGCTCATCGGAAGCAAAGCCGACTCCACTGCCATCAAACAGGCCGCGATCGCCAAAGGCATGGTGACGTTAAAGCAGGAAGGGGCTGAGCGAGTCGTTCAAGGCCATACCACGCTGGAAGAAGTCATGCGGATCACTCAACAGGAAATCGACGTCGAATAA